CATCGCTATTCACCTCCGAGATGGTTTGCCAGTTCAGCGTAACCATATCTTTCGTCGCCTGCGCCGTGAAGTCCGCCAACTCGATGGGGAGGGGGGTAGAGGATGCATTCTGAATGGGGAAATTTAGGGGAGCCAATATCCCACCTGTTGCAACCACTACGTCTTGAGCGGTTGTAGAAAAATCCATTCGCAATGCCAATGTAGGACCCGCGCTTGTTTTACCAAGAGCCATACTGCCCACACGGTCAACCCCCCAGATATATCGTTTCGCAGTAGCTGTGATTGACTGAGACAAGCCCGTCACTACATAATCGGTACCATCATGGGTTGCAGTACCCAATAGCGTATCTCCGCCATCAATTAAATTGTCGCCATTTACATCCAACCAAAGTTTTACGGCTGCAATATCAGAGGTAGTTGCAGTTGACCCAGAAGCGATAAAGCAACGGGCTTCCGTAACAGTAGCGGTACCATGATCTGTATTCAGTGAGAAACCCAAGTATTCTTTGTCTGTTGTAGGAGGATCTGTACTGGCTCCTGTCCCAGCATCAAAAGTGCGTTCGGCATAAACCATCGCAGGCATACCAATTTGATGAACCCCTGATGTCGGTTTTGTATGTCCTTTATCTGAATCCGTAATAAAAGTGTTTATATAGACACTCTGATCAGATAATTCCAAGGTACTACTAGAACTATAGGGCATGGACATATACATAAGTGCTTGTGTTGCGCTACCGGGCTGCGTACCAGAGGATCCAACCCTATACCGCGCTGTTTGTACTTTGGTATCTGCGTAGGTAGCTCCCCCACCCCAACTTTGCCCAAAGCCATCCGTTAATACAAAAGCATAAGAGGCCATATCGCTACCAGTACGTACAAAACGATTGAAGGCTGAAGCAGTATCAGAGGTACGAAATGATGCAAGCAAATACACATAGCTTCCGTCTTTGTACATTTTCACACTATTGACATTACCGGTAGCACCAGAACCCTCAAAAGTTTCTAAGTTAGTACGAGGTAACTGAATACTCCTTGAAGGCAATACACCTGTCCCACTGGAAGCGAATGCAAACCCATGTATGGCCCTTTTAGAATTCGCAGGATCCCCAATCCAAATATTTCCTTCGGGATCAAACGTTACATCTCGAACAGCACTTGACCCAAAAACTGCATAAGTTGTTCCGGCACCATCCATATCGGTCGCACTTTCAAATTTCATG
Above is a genomic segment from Bacteroidetes Order II. bacterium containing:
- a CDS encoding T9SS type A sorting domain-containing protein gives rise to the protein MKTRIQIVGLTLLAFCLPKVAVAQWTFSAGYNVLDVANDNTGGITGITSTNYGNTTGQERGIAYRPGSPGIVYIGRGGTTTGDGRTGGVVGIAAIKLEAYGASNYTDTGLITSGGTPANFSFIQAIFYEPTCDKVWVIDGASSTARLWYFSGGALGGSPSGGGVASTANATGITHITQMSNASGAGGTGRGLAVRVSGDCSTGTVTAAVGMGTHLEVWESTTGVAGTYTMKFESATDMDGAGTTYAVFGSSAVRDVTFDPEGNIWIGDPANSKRAIHGFAFASSGTGVLPSRSIQLPRTNLETFEGSGATGNVNSVKMYKDGSYVYLLASFRTSDTASAFNRFVRTGSDMASYAFVLTDGFGQSWGGGATYADTKVQTARYRVGSSGTQPGSATQALMYMSMPYSSSSTLELSDQSVYINTFITDSDKGHTKPTSGVHQIGMPAMVYAERTFDAGTGASTDPPTTDKEYLGFSLNTDHGTATVTEARCFIASGSTATTSDIAAVKLWLDVNGDNLIDGGDTLLGTATHDGTDYVVTGLSQSITATAKRYIWGVDRVGSMALGKTSAGPTLALRMDFSTTAQDVVVATGGILAPLNFPIQNASSTPLPIELADFTAQATKDMVTLNWQTISEVNSDVFEVQHLVDGAWKTVATVQAAGSSTDVRSYTQAIQGLQVGTHYFRLKSVDKDGGVKYSKQVTVSVEVPGTFVMNPAYPNPFNPQTTLTFAVAQKQAVTMTLFNALGQQISVLYQGVPEANTLQTIQLNGSTLQSGAYFVRLMGENFSGMQKVMLVK